From the genome of Schaalia dentiphila ATCC 17982, one region includes:
- a CDS encoding carbohydrate ABC transporter permease, which translates to MSTAPQTAPASASERFASWRKDRRLERQSRNVASRQMRGGALVARYVLLVVVAIVLVGPLVLPLMAAFKAPGESVFGQGATILPQTWSLDSFVVLFERTNILGSIRNSAIIAALTVTSNVVLSCIGGYMLSRRGWTGRNIMYFVVLSAMIFPFESIMLSLFKMMVNLDLYNTLPGVWMVAMIGPFQILMMRAAFMGIPDEIEDAALIDGAGELRRFWSIFLPQVRGTLTVVGLTSFIGAWSDFIFPLLMLPDPNKQTLMLTLTAIQNSPQGVTYQLVLAGAVVAMIPVVLVFAFSQKFFFRGIEDGGLKF; encoded by the coding sequence ATGAGCACCGCACCCCAGACCGCACCCGCAAGCGCGAGCGAGCGCTTCGCCAGCTGGCGCAAGGATCGCCGCCTCGAGCGCCAGAGCCGCAACGTTGCGTCGCGTCAGATGCGCGGCGGTGCCCTTGTCGCCCGCTATGTTCTCCTCGTCGTTGTCGCGATCGTACTGGTCGGCCCGCTCGTCCTTCCCCTGATGGCCGCCTTTAAGGCGCCCGGCGAATCGGTCTTTGGTCAGGGGGCAACGATCCTGCCGCAGACCTGGTCGCTCGACTCGTTCGTCGTCCTGTTTGAACGCACGAATATCCTCGGGTCTATCCGAAACTCGGCTATCATCGCCGCGCTGACGGTGACCTCCAACGTCGTTCTTTCGTGCATTGGCGGCTACATGCTGTCGAGGCGCGGGTGGACCGGCCGCAACATCATGTACTTCGTGGTCCTGTCCGCCATGATCTTCCCCTTCGAGTCGATCATGCTCTCGCTGTTCAAGATGATGGTGAATCTGGACCTGTACAACACGCTCCCCGGCGTGTGGATGGTGGCCATGATCGGGCCGTTCCAGATCCTCATGATGCGCGCCGCGTTCATGGGTATCCCCGATGAGATCGAGGATGCGGCCCTGATCGACGGCGCGGGTGAGCTGCGCCGCTTCTGGTCGATCTTCCTACCCCAGGTGCGCGGCACGCTCACCGTCGTCGGCCTGACCTCCTTCATCGGGGCCTGGTCCGACTTCATCTTCCCGCTGCTCATGCTGCCCGACCCAAACAAGCAGACGCTGATGCTGACGCTGACGGCCATCCAGAACTCGCCCCAGGGTGTCACCTACCAGCTCGTGCTGGCGGGCGCTGTCGTGGCGATGATCCCCGTCGTGCTGGTCTTCGCTTTCAGCCAGAAGTTCTTCTTCCGCGGCATCGAAGATGGCGGTCTGAAGTTCTGA
- a CDS encoding carbohydrate ABC transporter permease: MPIRKSAQTRSLNGAARFRPGWVPWLWVTLPVLAVISFYIYPFITTVYVSFTKTKPVGKVGSFVGLKNYYSVLGDPEFWQSLTNSLVYAVCVVPLMVLLPLLLALLVKSHVPGIGFFRALYYLPAISSLVVISLAWRYLLDQRGPVNNMLASWGVDPIPFLSNQWLILFCAMIITLWQGLPYYMILYLSALANVDKSLYEAAELDGAGPIRRFLTVTVPGVKVMMFLVATLTTIGCLKIFTEVYLLGGAASPTKTLTMYIRDRIVDPTFGSLGQGDAASVCLFLITFGFIIASQSLQRKAEDS; the protein is encoded by the coding sequence ATGCCGATACGTAAGAGTGCGCAGACGCGCTCCCTCAATGGCGCCGCCCGATTCCGCCCGGGCTGGGTTCCCTGGCTGTGGGTGACCCTCCCGGTCCTCGCGGTCATCTCCTTCTACATCTACCCCTTCATCACGACCGTCTACGTGTCGTTCACGAAGACCAAGCCGGTGGGTAAAGTCGGCTCCTTCGTCGGCCTGAAGAACTACTACTCCGTCCTTGGTGATCCGGAGTTCTGGCAGTCGCTGACGAACTCACTCGTCTACGCGGTCTGCGTCGTCCCGCTCATGGTGCTTCTGCCCCTGTTGCTGGCCCTCCTCGTCAAGTCACACGTGCCCGGGATTGGTTTCTTCCGCGCCCTGTATTACCTGCCTGCCATTTCCTCTCTGGTCGTCATCTCGCTGGCCTGGCGTTACCTCCTGGATCAGCGAGGTCCGGTCAACAATATGCTGGCTTCGTGGGGTGTCGATCCCATTCCCTTCCTGTCCAACCAGTGGCTGATTCTCTTCTGCGCGATGATCATCACCCTGTGGCAGGGCCTGCCCTACTACATGATCCTGTACTTGTCCGCCCTCGCAAACGTCGACAAGTCCCTGTACGAGGCCGCCGAACTCGACGGTGCGGGTCCGATCCGTCGCTTCCTGACCGTTACCGTTCCTGGCGTGAAGGTGATGATGTTCCTCGTCGCCACACTGACGACAATCGGCTGCTTGAAGATCTTCACCGAGGTTTACCTCCTGGGTGGGGCCGCCTCGCCCACAAAGACACTCACGATGTACATCCGAGACCGAATCGTTGACCCGACCTTCGGGTCCCTGGGGCAGGGAGACGCCGCGTCGGTGTGTCTGTTCCTCATCACCTTCGGCTTCATCATCGCTTCGCAGAGCCTGCAGAGGAAGGCTGAAGACTCATGA
- a CDS encoding extracellular solute-binding protein: MLKKKMAAGVVALAMFSTLGLAACNPGGSSSDSSRGGSAAAGSIPQPDVACDIPEGNLDNSKIDTSKVEGEITFQTQGLQNDFGDFFKAKIKEFEDANPGVKINWTDQGGGAEFDQTVTAQASNCKMADVINVPSSTILALSKSNLLMDYDVKAPGIGDKFVKSIWDSTALGANDHHTALPWYFGPYITTYNKEVFKRAGLDENMPPKTMDELFKAAAKVGADGQGDYGLYGSPEWYMVAQLHGMGVNLLNADKTAFDFADNEAAINYVTKLSELYASGAIPKDSLTGEPDPGKAYTDGNLAFGTPNASFLKSVKNNNETVYQNTGVGPFPTNPGIKPVFEGQYIGVSVTTQNAPLAMKFAEWITNAENEYAWTHDGGAIIFPAATEALDKLVNNPPEIADDPVFKAAYEEAAKAAKEAEAYTDVFYATGAVKDALIENVNKAIRGEVDPKTALKTAQDQMNEKLKALED; the protein is encoded by the coding sequence ATGTTGAAGAAGAAGATGGCCGCAGGCGTTGTCGCCCTCGCCATGTTCAGCACCCTCGGCCTGGCCGCCTGCAACCCTGGTGGCTCCAGCTCCGACAGCTCGCGCGGCGGTTCGGCCGCCGCCGGTTCCATCCCTCAGCCCGACGTCGCCTGTGACATCCCCGAGGGCAACCTTGACAACTCGAAGATCGACACCTCGAAGGTCGAAGGCGAGATCACGTTCCAGACCCAGGGTCTGCAGAACGACTTCGGCGACTTCTTCAAGGCCAAGATCAAGGAGTTCGAGGACGCCAACCCCGGCGTCAAGATCAACTGGACTGACCAGGGCGGCGGCGCCGAGTTCGACCAGACCGTGACCGCTCAGGCCTCGAACTGCAAGATGGCGGACGTTATCAACGTTCCTTCCTCCACCATCCTCGCCCTGTCCAAGTCCAACCTCCTCATGGACTACGACGTCAAGGCCCCCGGCATCGGCGACAAGTTCGTAAAGTCCATTTGGGACTCCACCGCCCTGGGCGCCAACGATCACCACACGGCTCTGCCCTGGTACTTCGGCCCCTACATCACCACCTACAACAAGGAGGTCTTCAAGCGCGCTGGTCTCGACGAGAACATGCCGCCCAAGACCATGGATGAGCTGTTCAAGGCTGCCGCGAAGGTCGGAGCTGACGGACAGGGTGATTACGGCCTCTACGGCTCGCCCGAGTGGTACATGGTTGCTCAGCTGCACGGCATGGGCGTCAACCTGCTGAACGCTGACAAGACCGCCTTCGACTTCGCCGACAACGAGGCCGCTATCAACTACGTCACCAAGCTCTCCGAGCTCTACGCCTCTGGCGCCATCCCGAAGGACTCCCTGACCGGCGAGCCTGACCCGGGCAAGGCCTACACCGACGGCAACCTCGCCTTCGGTACGCCCAATGCCTCGTTCCTCAAGTCCGTCAAGAACAACAACGAGACGGTCTACCAGAACACCGGCGTCGGCCCGTTCCCGACCAACCCCGGCATCAAGCCCGTCTTCGAAGGCCAGTACATCGGCGTCTCCGTCACCACGCAGAACGCTCCCCTGGCCATGAAGTTCGCCGAGTGGATCACCAACGCTGAGAACGAGTACGCCTGGACGCACGACGGCGGCGCCATCATCTTCCCGGCCGCCACCGAGGCCCTCGACAAGCTCGTCAACAACCCGCCGGAGATCGCCGACGACCCGGTCTTCAAGGCCGCCTACGAGGAAGCCGCTAAGGCTGCCAAGGAGGCCGAGGCCTACACCGACGTCTTCTACGCGACCGGCGCCGTGAAGGACGCCCTCATCGAGAACGTCAACAAGGCTATCCGCGGCGAGGTCGATCCCAAGACCGCCCTCAAGACCGCTCAGGATCAGATGAACGAGAAGCTCAAGGCTCTCGAAGACTGA
- a CDS encoding glycoside hydrolase family 2 TIM barrel-domain containing protein: MISILPSYAPGAGALVPPRAHLADDCGVLTLDGMWSFAYHSTDPAPFVNVEQPWDEPAPVGDVSAIDVPSHWVLRGEGAWGHPAYTNVDFPFPVDPPFPPDDNPVGDYRRTFELPADWQGGHIRLRFDGVESQATVWVNGTWIGMGRGSRLAHEFDVTEAVHSGVNTITVRVHQFSPGSYLEDQDQWWLPGIFRSVSLRRLAPGAIEDLWVDTDYEAGVGYVTIEARVLGAQEAHLSGHLSIDGLWSFACSLERGEDGRYRSGRIEVGSVRPWSAQDPALYEARVSVQGSERLDAGERCLRIGFRRVYIEGGVLMANGEPLTLNGVNRHEVRAAEGRVFDEAWAREDLALMKSMGINAIRTSHYPPHPRVLDLADEIGLWVMLEGDIETHGFEGVGEWIDNPSDDPRWADAYMDRTVRAFERDKNHPSIMSWSLGNESGTGANLVACARWVHERTGSRAIVHYEGDHALEYTDIYSRMYPTLEEVAAVLDESDPHAEVAVPTHVAARVDDAARERIRRAPYIMCEYLHAMGTGPGNAAAYAAQMDHPRHAGGFVWEWRDHALWRTLPDGRRALSYGGDFGEEVHDGSFVCDGLIDALSRPYAGTWSWVQAMAPDAPALAKAVESSRGHGPDEARLRALLGTPVAVVRSDDDVAAPYALDARGRLARIGTMPVSVDLSVFRAPTDNDRGRGPVDYWGIDEDDLGPLGVGRGEHGTSHAARWEQARLHLLRRRLVAIEEDGACQRVIERWAPPVAQFGVTLTWEYRPVLLGETPALSVSARVAPYGAWPERVPRLGVRIEMPGSQWEASWLGDTLIGYSDMCVSGARGYGHAPVRELWDVSVRPQEGGQRLDLEALRLHGEAGDVLVVPTSSLGWSASPWSERELAEASHWEDLPDSERTFLWLDAFQDGIGTRSCGPDSRPEFAGYMRDTDLTFVIAQVGGDEAPNCYVAAW, translated from the coding sequence GTGATATCGATACTACCTTCCTATGCTCCCGGCGCGGGCGCGCTTGTGCCTCCGCGCGCGCACCTCGCTGACGACTGCGGGGTTCTCACCCTCGATGGCATGTGGAGCTTCGCCTATCACAGTACCGACCCCGCGCCCTTCGTCAACGTCGAGCAGCCCTGGGATGAGCCCGCTCCCGTCGGCGACGTGTCCGCGATTGACGTGCCCAGTCACTGGGTCCTGCGCGGTGAGGGCGCCTGGGGCCACCCCGCCTATACCAACGTCGACTTCCCCTTCCCGGTCGACCCGCCGTTCCCGCCCGACGACAACCCCGTCGGCGACTACCGCCGCACCTTCGAACTCCCCGCCGACTGGCAGGGCGGCCACATTCGCCTGCGTTTTGACGGCGTTGAAAGTCAGGCCACCGTGTGGGTGAACGGCACGTGGATCGGCATGGGCCGCGGTTCGCGCCTCGCCCACGAGTTCGACGTGACCGAGGCCGTGCACTCCGGCGTCAATACGATCACCGTGCGCGTGCACCAGTTCAGCCCCGGTTCCTACCTCGAGGATCAGGATCAGTGGTGGCTGCCCGGCATCTTCCGCTCGGTGAGTCTGCGTCGCCTCGCTCCCGGAGCGATCGAAGACCTGTGGGTCGACACTGACTATGAGGCCGGGGTGGGTTATGTGACCATCGAAGCCCGGGTGCTCGGTGCCCAGGAGGCGCATCTGTCCGGGCATCTCAGCATCGATGGCCTCTGGTCGTTCGCCTGCTCGCTCGAACGCGGCGAGGATGGCCGCTACCGCAGCGGCCGCATCGAAGTGGGCAGCGTGCGCCCGTGGAGCGCGCAGGACCCCGCCCTCTACGAGGCGCGCGTCAGCGTCCAGGGCTCGGAACGCCTCGACGCGGGTGAGCGCTGCCTGCGCATCGGCTTCCGTCGCGTGTACATCGAGGGCGGCGTCCTCATGGCCAACGGTGAGCCCCTGACCCTCAACGGCGTCAACCGCCACGAGGTGCGCGCCGCCGAGGGACGCGTGTTTGACGAGGCCTGGGCGCGCGAGGACCTCGCCCTCATGAAGTCCATGGGAATCAACGCGATCCGTACCTCCCACTACCCGCCCCACCCCCGCGTGCTCGACCTGGCGGATGAGATCGGCCTGTGGGTCATGCTCGAAGGCGACATTGAAACGCATGGTTTCGAGGGCGTGGGGGAGTGGATCGATAATCCCTCCGACGACCCGCGCTGGGCTGATGCCTACATGGATCGCACGGTCCGCGCGTTCGAGCGCGACAAGAACCATCCCTCGATCATGAGCTGGAGCCTCGGCAACGAGTCCGGCACCGGCGCGAACCTGGTCGCCTGCGCGCGCTGGGTCCATGAGCGCACGGGTTCCCGGGCGATCGTTCACTACGAGGGTGACCATGCCCTCGAATACACGGATATCTACTCGCGTATGTACCCGACCCTGGAGGAGGTTGCCGCCGTCCTCGACGAGAGCGATCCCCACGCCGAGGTTGCCGTCCCCACGCACGTCGCCGCGCGGGTTGACGACGCCGCGCGCGAGCGCATCCGCCGCGCCCCCTACATCATGTGCGAATACCTGCACGCGATGGGAACAGGCCCCGGAAATGCCGCCGCCTACGCCGCGCAGATGGACCACCCCCGCCATGCCGGCGGCTTCGTGTGGGAATGGCGCGACCACGCCCTCTGGCGCACCCTGCCCGACGGGCGACGAGCCCTGTCCTACGGCGGCGACTTCGGTGAAGAGGTCCACGACGGCAGCTTCGTGTGCGACGGCCTGATCGATGCCCTCTCGCGCCCCTACGCCGGCACCTGGTCGTGGGTTCAGGCGATGGCCCCAGACGCTCCGGCCCTCGCGAAGGCTGTCGAGTCCTCGCGCGGACATGGCCCGGATGAGGCCCGACTGCGCGCGCTCCTCGGCACCCCCGTCGCGGTCGTCCGCTCGGACGATGATGTGGCAGCCCCCTATGCGCTCGATGCGCGCGGGCGCCTCGCGCGGATCGGCACCATGCCCGTGAGCGTCGACCTCAGCGTCTTTAGGGCCCCCACCGACAACGACCGTGGGCGCGGCCCGGTCGACTACTGGGGGATTGACGAGGACGACCTCGGCCCCCTTGGGGTCGGCCGCGGCGAGCATGGAACCTCGCACGCAGCCCGATGGGAGCAGGCTCGCCTGCACCTGCTGCGCCGACGCCTCGTCGCCATTGAGGAGGATGGCGCCTGCCAGCGCGTCATCGAGCGCTGGGCCCCGCCTGTCGCGCAGTTTGGCGTCACCCTCACCTGGGAATATCGGCCAGTGCTGCTGGGGGAGACCCCTGCCCTGTCGGTGTCTGCCCGTGTCGCGCCCTACGGGGCCTGGCCCGAGCGCGTCCCGCGCCTCGGCGTGCGCATCGAGATGCCCGGTTCGCAGTGGGAAGCCTCGTGGCTCGGCGACACCCTTATCGGATACTCCGACATGTGCGTGAGTGGCGCTCGCGGATATGGGCACGCCCCCGTCCGCGAGCTCTGGGATGTGAGTGTGCGCCCTCAGGAAGGCGGGCAGCGCCTCGACCTCGAAGCACTCCGTCTGCATGGAGAGGCGGGTGACGTCCTCGTCGTGCCGACGTCGTCCCTGGGCTGGAGTGCCTCGCCTTGGAGTGAGCGTGAACTGGCCGAGGCCTCGCACTGGGAGGACCTGCCTGACAGTGAGCGTACCTTCCTCTGGCTGGACGCCTTCCAGGATGGGATTGGCACACGTTCGTGCGGTCCTGACTCTCGGCCCGAGTTCGCCGGTTATATGCGCGACACTGACCTGACATTCGTAATTGCCCAGGTTGGGGGTGATGAAGCCCCAAACTGTTATGTTGCAGCTTGGTAA